From Spartobacteria bacterium, a single genomic window includes:
- the msrB gene encoding peptide-methionine (R)-S-oxide reductase, translating to MQNPNLSKAQRKVMFDKATEPPFTGKYISLKQGGIYVCANCGAKLFSSDNKYDSHCGWPSFDDSLAGAITYTNDTSHSMVRTEITCAKCGGHLGHVFDDGPPETTGKRYCVNSLSIDFTPKP from the coding sequence ATGCAAAACCCCAACTTATCGAAAGCTCAGCGCAAAGTCATGTTTGATAAAGCAACCGAACCACCGTTTACTGGCAAATATATCAGCCTCAAGCAAGGCGGCATTTATGTGTGCGCAAATTGCGGTGCGAAATTGTTTAGCTCTGACAATAAGTACGACTCCCATTGCGGCTGGCCAAGCTTTGACGATTCACTTGCTGGCGCAATAACATACACGAACGACACATCGCATAGCATGGTCCGTACCGAAATCACCTGCGCTAAGTGCGGCGGCCACTTAGGCCATGTGTTTGATGACGGTCCACCCGAAACAACCGGAAAGCGCTACTGCGTCAATTCATTATCAATTGATTTTACGCCAAAACCGTAA